Sequence from the Nitrospinaceae bacterium genome:
AGCCATCAAACCTTTTTTGAAGCGGCCGTCTGGTTCTTCTTAAGGCTGCAAGTGGCCACAAGCGGACATTGGGTTGAGGAAAGTTTAACAGAAGGTATCTTTTAAACCTTTACCTCATAGGTTCCACTTTTAGCTGACTTCAAACAGGTGGAGCGGACGGGGTTTTGTGACATTTCACTTACGAACAAGCCTTGCTAAGCAACCAGTTCATCAAGGTCTGGCTTCCATAGCATCGGGGCATAAATCAAAATAAAAAACGCAAAACAAAGTATCCAAAGTGTAGCGGAACCTATAATCCACCCACTGCTATAGTCCGGCGCAATCATCATGCCAAATACGCGCATAAAAGCGGCGCCCTGCATCAGGAAAAAGCTTAATTTTGTCAGATTTGTTGCGGTCTTGTCGCGTCCGGTATGGCCCAGTGTCACGCGGCACATCATCCCGAGCGTCATGGAACCAATCGCCCCCGAGGTAAAGGTATGCAATGCAATAGAGAAAGGAAGCAAGCCCAGTGCAGAGACAGTCGTGAAAAACAACCCTAGAATGACCCAGCTATAACCGGCATGAAGAATCCAGACCATTGGATCACCCAATATTCTGCGCGTATGATAACGTCGCAGGCGTAAAATATGAATGATAGCGCTTATAAAGGCAGTTCCTGCGAGTATAGCTCCCTCCAGTCCAATAAATGTCAGAATCAGGATAATCAAAGCCAGCGATAAAAGCGCCATGATATCCAGCTTTTCCTGCGGTGTCTGCTTGGCTTTCTCCCCGCGCCCATGTAAAGCCACCACCGTAAAAGCCGGAATAATTCGTCCGCCAATCAGAGAAATCATGGCGACAATAATCATCACGGCAACATAAAGTGATTTGCGTTCTTGCGTGATAAAAAAAGTCATATCACAAACCAACAAAATGCTCAGCAACACCAGGAATACGAAATTGCGTTTGCTCCATTTTTTAAGAAGCGGGATAGACAGGCTAAAGGCCAGCACGAGGATAAAAGCTCCGTCTATAACGGTAACCGCAATCTCCGGCAGGCCCAGATCAAAATTCATAACCAGGCGCCCGGCCAGCCAGAGTGCGCACAGACCCAGCAGATGAATTTTCCGCAACGGTTTACTATCTGTCCAGTTCGCCACAGCCGTCAGCAAAAATCCCGCAACAATTGCCATGGTGAAACCATAGATCATTTCATGCGCATGCCACGATACAGGATCAATCATGAATAAAGGCGGCGTGACATACCCGGCATAAAATCCGCCCCATATCAGCAAACTGATAATGCTATAGAGCGCGCCTAAAAGGAAGAAGGGGCGAAACCCGAATCCGAGAACTGGATGGTCAAATACGCCCCTGGATGGTTCTGGCATGCTGGCCTCCTGCGGTTGGGAATAAACATCAAAATAAGCGACCGCCACACCAGTAAAGGCCACTTCTTAACTATGTGTCCACATATTCCGGCGGAAGTTCATTTCGCGTTTATGGACGGTTACTATTCCCAGTGCCTAATTGTCTAAGATACTCATCCACCAGCGCCTGAACAATAGCGGCGGAATCGGAAACACACGGACATACCTTGGACTGTACAAGTTTTTCGGCACATTCACGGAGGGTTTCTTTACTATGGATATCTTTGCACGCATTCATATCCGCCTTGGCTAACGCCACAAGTTCATCCCAGGGAATGGCCTCTGAGTAGCTATCATAAAAATCTGGCGAATTCGTATTTTTTTTCATTGCGTCCTCCATATTATGTTGTGAGTTTAACAATCTTTTTCCTAATCAGCTTGCACCTTGATGGTTGTATGTCTTCAAACGAATGTGGACCAAAGGAGAGTTTAAGCTAGAGACACAAATTTTATAGATCATCAGTATTGATTTTACAAAACAAAGTTAAGCGACCGAGAATTTGAGATTATATTTTCCTCTCATCTCTAGGGTTTTCAATTTATCTGGTCTCTTTGGGTCAGTTTTTCAAGTTGCCTTCAAAAGAGTTTGATAAAGGTCTCCTTTGGGCTGCGCCGTCCACTGGTCACCTTCACTTTTCCGCGGCGATCTCAAACCCCAAAAAATCGATGGAGATGTCGTCGCCGGGAAACTGACTGTACGCATCGGTTTCATCGTGATATTTATTGAAATCAAAATGCGTGACCTTAAAGCCCGCCTGTTTCGTATCGCTGACCAAGGTTTCGCAAAAGTCCCCTTCGATCGACACCAGAGTTTCGAGATAGCCGGGAATTAGCTTTCCTTTAAAGTCCTTGTTTTTTCCTTTTTGTAAAATCCGATGTTCCAGGTCGGTGTCAAGAATTTGTAAATTGCCCCCAGGGGCAAGGCCCTTGACCGCCCATCGTAAAAACTGTTGGCGTTCGTGACGCTTCAAATGATGCAGAAATTTATTGACCCAGATTCCACCGAGTGCAGGAACCTCAGGCCCCTCAGCTCCGAAATCCACTTTAAGAATTTCGATGTTCCTTTTCTTTGCCAGGTTTTTAAAATGGGTCAAGCCTTCGACGATGAACGGCATATTGTCCGTCAAAAAAAGAGTTGGGTGATCCTCAGGCCAGAGATGGATGATATTGAACCCGGTCAATCCGGTGGCGATGTCCATCAAGGGACGCTTCAATTTTAGCGGGAGCGTGGGGAGAGCTTCGTCCCAGGGAAAATTGCCGGTTTGAAAAATGTAATAACTGTAACTTTCGCTCAACAGCCGGATGATTTCCGGATCTTCACAAAACCGGACATTTTTTTTAAGCGTTTTCGTCAACTGCAGAAACAACGCTTCCATTTTTCCATTCAACTCCGGTAGAAGGTCAAAATCGATCGACCGCTCCCTTCTCAGGTTGATGTTGATGTGGTCGAAGTTCAGAAAAACCGCCGGGCGTTCATGCTGGACGTAAATCAGATCGGCGAGATCCAGCATCAATTCCGGGTAAGCGGCGCGCAACAGTAAATTGAAACAATCCTGCGCTTCTTTTCCTTCGGGCGTTGGCAAAAATCCTAATGTTCGATTCAAGTGTGCAAAAAACTGCCGCACCCGCTCGACCAGTTCCGGTGAGCTGGAATGTTGCAAGCCTAAAAAGGCGCTTCCATGATCCGTTAGCAAAGGAAGCCGGTCCGGGGCGGTGGTGAATGCGGAGGGTGAAGCGTCATTCATAGCAACTTTCCACAGGCCCTTTCCACCGAGTCGAGGATGTTCCCATTGTCCAGGATCTTTACAATGGCTTCGATATCCGGAGACAGCTCCCTGTCTTTTTTCATATGCCTCACGTGTTTCCTGATCACCTCATAAGCCGCGAGAGTGCCCTTGCCCGGTTTCAGATTAGTGAGAAGATCCAGTCCCTGCGCCGCTAAAAGCAGTTCGATGGCGATCACATGTTTTAAATTTCCCAGAATCTCCTTCGCCTTCCGCGCAGAAATAGTCCCCATGCTCACGTGGTCTTCCTTATTGGCGGAGGTGGGAATGGAATCCACCGAAGCGGGATGCGCGAGCACCTTGTTTTCCGAAACCAGGGCCGCCGCCGTGTACTGCGCGATCATGAATCCGGAATTCAGCCCGCCCTCTTCGACAAGAAACGAGGGCAGGCCGCTGAGATTGGGATTGACCATGCGCTCGATGCGTCGCTCCGATATGCCGGCCAGTTCCGCGAGAGCAACCGCGAGATGATCCATCGCCAGAGCGATGGGTTGTCCGTGAAAATTGCCGCCCGACAGAATTTGCCCGTCTGGAAACACCAGTGGGTTTTCGGTGGCCGAATTGATTTCCGTTTCAACGGCCTGATAAGCAAATTGAATCGTGTCGCGGCTGGCGCCGTGCACCTGCGGAGAGCAGCGCAGAGAATACGCATCCTGAATACGCTTATAGTCTTTATGTGAAGTGATGATCCCGCTGGCATTAGTGATTTGCCGCATATTGGCGGCGGATTGAATCTGGCCCTTGTGAGGGCGGATGTGATGGATTCTTTTGTGTAATTGAGTGTTGGTCCCGAGCAGGACCTCGAGGCTCATGGAAGCCGCGATATCGGCGATTTTAGCCAGTTGTGTTGCCTGATGGAGCGTCCATGCGCCGATGGCGGTCATCACCTGCGTGCCGTTAATGAGTGCCAGTCCTTCGCCCTCCGCGAGGACCACCGGGGCAATTTTTGCCCGTTTTAGGGCGAGCCTGCCGGAAATCCAACGTCCCTTGGAAAGCGCCTGGCCGCGCCCGATCAGCACTAAAGACAAATGCGCCATGGGCGCTAAATCGCCGCTCGC
This genomic interval carries:
- the hutH gene encoding histidine ammonia-lyase: MKKLVLDGESLTLEILARAADPATQIRVAPSCKEKVQKSREAIENAIRGKKQVYGITTGFGALSEVFISRDKGKQLQKNILMSHAAGVGNPLPDEIVRLTLALMINSKAKGYSGLRWTTLKTLVDVFNSRIIPRVPEKGSVGASGDLAPMAHLSLVLIGRGQALSKGRWISGRLALKRAKIAPVVLAEGEGLALINGTQVMTAIGAWTLHQATQLAKIADIAASMSLEVLLGTNTQLHKRIHHIRPHKGQIQSAANMRQITNASGIITSHKDYKRIQDAYSLRCSPQVHGASRDTIQFAYQAVETEINSATENPLVFPDGQILSGGNFHGQPIALAMDHLAVALAELAGISERRIERMVNPNLSGLPSFLVEEGGLNSGFMIAQYTAAALVSENKVLAHPASVDSIPTSANKEDHVSMGTISARKAKEILGNLKHVIAIELLLAAQGLDLLTNLKPGKGTLAAYEVIRKHVRHMKKDRELSPDIEAIVKILDNGNILDSVERACGKLL